A stretch of the Aphis gossypii isolate Hap1 chromosome 2, ASM2018417v2, whole genome shotgun sequence genome encodes the following:
- the LOC114125791 gene encoding uncharacterized protein LOC114125791 isoform X1, with translation MAIKGLTLLVVALAFCNSAVKGSNDCTLPWLVDNNPFISKVESFSVNRCPTPIIGDPAKEYCCYTTDGKVECCNFQEFMLFGLICLIPILIVLLILSSILSCICCLLCPCCAIYKRRQAGRVLVQPLSTNCVIIDGIPTIISSQGSYYASASTGGSTPLIPNEYPKQYYN, from the exons ATGGCAATCAAAGGATTAACGCTGTTGGTGGTGGCTCTTGCGTTCTGCAACTCTGCAGTTAAGG GATCGAATGATTGTACTTTGCCTTGGTTAGTGGATAACAATCCATTTATCTCTAAGGTTGAATCTTTTTCTGTCAATAGATGTCCTACTCCTATTATTGGAGATCCAGCTAAAGAATATTGCTGTTATACTACTGACGGAAAGGTTGAATGTTGCAATTTCCAAGAGTTTATGCTCTTTGG attgATTTGTCTTATTCCAATTCTTATTGTTTTGCTGATTCTTTCATCAATTCTCAGTTGCATATGTTGTTTATTGTGCCCATGTTGCGCTATTTACAAACGTAGGCAAGCTGGCA GGGTACTTGTTCAACCGCTTTCAACCAATTGTGTCATTATAGATGGTATACCAACTATAATATCCAGTCAAGGATCCTATTATGCTtcag cttCAACAGGAGGTTCTACACCTTTAATACCTAACGAGTACCCtaaacaatactataattag
- the LOC114125791 gene encoding uncharacterized protein LOC114125791 isoform X2 yields MAIKGLTLLVVALAFCNSAVKGSNDCTLPWLVDNNPFISKVESFSVNRCPTPIIGDPAKEYCCYTTDGKVECCNFQEFMLFGLICLIPILIVLLILSSILSCICCLLCPCCAIYKRRQAGSCV; encoded by the exons ATGGCAATCAAAGGATTAACGCTGTTGGTGGTGGCTCTTGCGTTCTGCAACTCTGCAGTTAAGG GATCGAATGATTGTACTTTGCCTTGGTTAGTGGATAACAATCCATTTATCTCTAAGGTTGAATCTTTTTCTGTCAATAGATGTCCTACTCCTATTATTGGAGATCCAGCTAAAGAATATTGCTGTTATACTACTGACGGAAAGGTTGAATGTTGCAATTTCCAAGAGTTTATGCTCTTTGG attgATTTGTCTTATTCCAATTCTTATTGTTTTGCTGATTCTTTCATCAATTCTCAGTTGCATATGTTGTTTATTGTGCCCATGTTGCGCTATTTACAAACGTAGGCAAGCTGGCA gttgtgtttaa
- the LOC114125762 gene encoding uncharacterized protein LOC114125762 isoform X3 produces the protein MTEKNPFYTKILSKTVYRCPSLFGNSNKEYCCYNTDGDVKCCDFQEYFVFRLICLIPIILIVLIILSFVSCLCCFLCPFCMIYKRRQMRNCSAPPPYHHTTTRFPQRPATVIYTNEAKS, from the exons ATGACggaaaaaaatccattttacACAAAGATTTTATCAAAGACAGTCTACAGATGTCCATCACTTTTTGGAAACTCAAATAAGGAATACTGTTGTTACAATACGGACGGAGACGTCAAGTGTTGCGATTTTCAAGAGTATTTCGtttttag attAATTTGTCTTattccaattattttaattgtattaatcattCTATCATTCGTCAGTTGTTTGTGTTGTTTTCTGTGCCCATtttgtatgatttataaacGCAGACAGATGAGAA ATTGCAGTGCACCACCACCGTATCATCATACCACTACAAGATTTCCTCAAAGACCTGCGACTGTCATTTATACAA atgaaGCAAAATCTTAA
- the LOC114125762 gene encoding uncharacterized protein LOC114125762 isoform X2 yields MKKLTVISIFFMLQLATHLSGATDCSPPWMTEKNPFYTKILSKTVYRCPSLFGNSNKEYCCYNTDGDVKCCDFQEYFVFRLICLIPIILIVLIILSFVSCLCCFLCPFCMIYKRRQMRNCSAPPPYHHTTTRFPQRPATVIYTR; encoded by the exons atgaaaaaattaacagtgatatcaattttttttatgctgcAGCTGGCTACACATTTATCTG gggCCACTGATTGTTCTCCACCATGGATGACggaaaaaaatccattttacACAAAGATTTTATCAAAGACAGTCTACAGATGTCCATCACTTTTTGGAAACTCAAATAAGGAATACTGTTGTTACAATACGGACGGAGACGTCAAGTGTTGCGATTTTCAAGAGTATTTCGtttttag attAATTTGTCTTattccaattattttaattgtattaatcattCTATCATTCGTCAGTTGTTTGTGTTGTTTTCTGTGCCCATtttgtatgatttataaacGCAGACAGATGAGAA ATTGCAGTGCACCACCACCGTATCATCATACCACTACAAGATTTCCTCAAAGACCTGCGACTGTCATTTATACAA gataA
- the LOC114125762 gene encoding uncharacterized protein LOC114125762 isoform X1 — MKKLTVISIFFMLQLATHLSGATDCSPPWMTEKNPFYTKILSKTVYRCPSLFGNSNKEYCCYNTDGDVKCCDFQEYFVFRLICLIPIILIVLIILSFVSCLCCFLCPFCMIYKRRQMRNCSAPPPYHHTTTRFPQRPATVIYTNEAKS, encoded by the exons atgaaaaaattaacagtgatatcaattttttttatgctgcAGCTGGCTACACATTTATCTG gggCCACTGATTGTTCTCCACCATGGATGACggaaaaaaatccattttacACAAAGATTTTATCAAAGACAGTCTACAGATGTCCATCACTTTTTGGAAACTCAAATAAGGAATACTGTTGTTACAATACGGACGGAGACGTCAAGTGTTGCGATTTTCAAGAGTATTTCGtttttag attAATTTGTCTTattccaattattttaattgtattaatcattCTATCATTCGTCAGTTGTTTGTGTTGTTTTCTGTGCCCATtttgtatgatttataaacGCAGACAGATGAGAA ATTGCAGTGCACCACCACCGTATCATCATACCACTACAAGATTTCCTCAAAGACCTGCGACTGTCATTTATACAA atgaaGCAAAATCTTAA